The Sorex araneus isolate mSorAra2 chromosome X, mSorAra2.pri, whole genome shotgun sequence DNA segment GGTTTTTACTGTAAGTTAGTAGGCCACTGTTAGATCCattaaggcaaagaaaaaaattttgcctTACTCCATATGAACTTCTGCAGTTTCATGCATTTGTGAAATGATGCAGTGCTGTATTGGAGCTGGCTCATACTAGCCTATTTAAGCTGGTTGTGTTCGTCTTTTCCCAATTCCACATTCAATGATGCTAAGTTGGAGGCTTAGAATCAGTCACGGTGCATTTCTTTACATCTTAGAAACTGACAAAATTATGAATGAAATGCCTTCCACCCATGAAGCTCTTGTTAAATGTCTATCAATACACTAATGAATTCATAGAAAGGTTATTTTGTATTATTCGAGAAACTTATCTAATACTGAAGTCTTCTTATAGTAAAGTCCTTGAGTTAGGAGTGTCACAAGATACTCCCCCTtatcattcatatatattttctggttttaaaaCAACATTTTCTATATCATGTAGGCTTTTTCCATTTAAGTGTTCACTAGGAAAGTCATAACTATGACCTGTACCATCACTGATTGTTGACACGGTATAAGATGCACTGCGGAGTGCATCTGAATGGGAAAAGCTATTTCCAAATTGGATTCTATATTGGTTCCAGTTTCTTCTGAGAATTGCCTGAacctacaaataaaaaaaagtacaaaagcaatTCATTAATTGAAAAGAAGCTATTGTCTTTAATAGTACAATAAAATGAACTATGTATAAAAGATTTTTGGAAAATACTGAGTGAATAGtattgttaaatttttaattaaaatattgtttgaaTAAACCTTTATTAGGAAATTGGTCATATTTCTCAGTACTTTTTAATTCCATGgatgattttctatttattttcatggATGATAGAAAATTACTATATTGTGATCAAACTGTTAATCCACCTCCAAGTTTTCATGGACATCACTGGTATCATACCAAGAGCCTTGTTAATAAGAATGAGTAGGtaattaatgaaagaaaataagagaagagacaaaattaataaaagagtGATACAAAGATTATAAgtgatcatttaaagcagcagGAAACAACTTTCCATTAagtgattatttttctaaatttgatctgaggcactgtgatttacaatactgtttccATAGGCAATTTATCATACATTGCTTCAACACCACCAGAGCCTTTTCTTCCCATCACCATGGATAGAGGAAAATATTTCATGGGTATTTATAGATGGTATGAACACTGAAAAGTCCAGAAATACCAGCACTCCAACATTTTTGCAATTGGACCTCTCTCAGTCTGAAataatttgacttttatttccctctctttttttgttgaGGGCTAGAGACCAAAGTTATATAAGTTTTTGGTATTCAGTGAACATAGGTGATTGTCTCTGTATTGAGCCAATGGGCATAAAACTAATTTTCAAGTACCACCTACAACTTGTTCACACGGATATTTCCAGAGGTCTGATCAGGGTACACTGATATGAGGTAGTCTGCTTCTAGGCTGCATTTCCCAATGACATGACCTGTTTTACAAAGCTTGTTTAGAATATGAAATTACAATGTTACATGCCCATAAGAAACCACATTTTAATCTAAATCAATTGAGATATTTAATAGAACTTAGTGTCTAACTTCTACCTAATCATCATTACAAAATGTGGGTCCAGATTTTTTGCAATACATCTTTTTATTCACTATTAAACAGCTATTCTCAGTGATTAAATATCACTAGGGAGGGCCCTTCTGATGACTGAAGTTTATAGCTAATGCTAATGGTGCACTTTTTTTTGTCTAAGGAGATAagtaatgagattttaaaaatctggtcTGAGCTTTTGTTAAACCACAGTTAACCAGTGAGAAATGCAAATAGGCATGTGttgactaaaaattaaaataggatgTGATAAAAGGAACAGACACTACTCTAATGACTAGTTACTTGATCTAATGGAAAGGCAAGTAGGAAAGAAAGCCTGAACTTCAAAAGGACATGACATAGTTGGAACTGGAGAAGTGAATTTGGCAGCCTGAATCTTCAAATAATGagagtggggaaaaactaagtggCAAAAAACAGAAGAGGAGGGATCATAGTATTTTTCAAGATGAGAAATGAATCATAAGTAAACAGGGTTTTCATCTCAAGAGATAAGAAAAGGGAACAGATATTGGAAATGCTGTGAAGAACAGTACTGTTTGGCAATCAATTGGCTAAAAGATTTTTGTATTATTGAAATTTTGCAATGCCAATATTTTCCCAGTTAGGGTACATGGCAGAAGTTCAAAATCTGTGTCTCTTTTGCTTACACAGATCGAGTACAACAAGAGAGTTAGATATTAGTTTAGATAATCTTGGTCAATCTTTCTCAATATAAAGGCCAATGAGGTTGGGTTTTAATATGATTAAAGTTCacaattgtactttttttttttgctttttgggtcaaacccagcgatgctcagaggttacttctggctttgcactcaggaattactcctggcggtgcttggtggaccatatgggatgccggggatcgaacccgggtcggccgcatgcaaggcaaacgccctacccgctgtgctattgctccggcccctgtacatttttttttaaagaatgattcGACAAATCAAAGATTTAAAATCTAATACTGAGTATGGAGTAGAAGAATCtgctaaaaatgtgttttatctcTTGCTTACATTAATTTATGTATGTCTTGTGTAAAGAACatgcttttatttaatttcattaacaGTACACACTAAATCACTAAACTTTTGGGGGGTCCAGAGTATTGCCCAAGGATGCTGCAGTCCAGAATAAAGTGTTATCTTTAGAATTTAAAGGTGGCATGCTGTGCCAGGACTTTATTCAATAGttctttatcaaaaaatattttgctagCGATTGTGTTTTGCATATTCAAAAGTTGTCCTTTATAATGTTTCTGCAGATTCAGAGATGTATCTTTCCTATTTTGTGCTTGTTCCTAATCATTGTATTTGTAACTgtcattatatttaattataaaatcttCTATAGACAACAGAATTGTCTGATTCAGTTTTCACAATAAATTTGTAATAAAACACTATAATTGTATTTGATTATCAGAACAAATATTTTACTCTTTGTAACTGCTTTCTTTGACTTCAGAAAAATACTTGCCCTGTCCTCTGTATGGCAAAGAATCATGAAGGTATCATTTCAGTGTACCTATAAATGCTATATAAATATTCGATTTGTCTAACACAAAGCACTCTACCATTATATCTAAGCTTCTATCCTATAATGTATTCTGTGTCAGTTCTATGTAccaatttatatatacatgtatatttgtttgtttatgctgtttgtctgtttgcttttgggccacaccaatctgtgttaggggaccatatgtggtgccatggatggaacctgggcaCGTTGTGTGAAACGTAAGTGCCTCACATACCATACTATCTCTATGCTCCAAGTacccatgttttaaaataaagcatatttttacataaaactaGCATTAGGACTAAGAATGTGGCTTACTGGTAAAGCATCAGTCTTGTATGTAGTAGACttcggttcgatccccagcaaaataaaagaaaatagtaataataataatacaaaagtgtcgtaaagaaatattatatatgagaaaaaataaaatgataacagAAAATAGCATTTTTGTTTATTCAAGGCATGGCTGCTAATGTTGAATGGTCTTCTAGTAATGGTTCTTATTCAATTATGCCAGTTGATTCCATCTGTTTTTTCCTGATGCTTTGTGTTAAGCTTCTCAATTACTAAGTCTCAGAGATGACTGATTTGCTCTTAGGATTTATAAACATTTCTGAATCTTGTAAAAATCTTCTGACAGGTCAATATTTGTCAAAtagattaaaaaggaaaaagtgaaatcAATGTAGTGCATATCATGGAACTGTAGCGTGGTTTATATGCATTATATGGAATCAATTTCTAACATGTTTGAAATTTTCCAATTAGGAAAGCCTTggataaaaatcttaaaagacaAAGAATGCTATATCTTGGAATAGAACCATCTGTTTTCCTAAATTTTTAGCTCACTAATATCCTCTTTTTATAATGGAGAATtcacttttgaaaaaattttcttgTATCCTCCATAGTTTCCAAACATCATATTAggtcaaacaaaagcaaacagaacaaaggaaagaaatttaaatcagccttttctactttttattagTGTGCAAGTTCTATTAGATTATGATTTTTCTAATACTGTGCCTTGGACACAAATCCAGATATAGATActtcaaaattaatataaaaatacccAGTGAATATGCCACTAATGAATGCAATGTTTTTAAGCCAGATTGAATTGTCTTTCAATCTGACCCAGGCTCTTGGgaagaatttcatttaaaaaaaatcctatgatTCTTTTTCCTAATGCAGATAAAATTTGAAATGGTTACTCCTGGGGAATTTCATCTTATTAGAAAAACtatattgcatatataaaataggaaaaagaataaagtcaATCACCATACCTCTCCATTAAAGAAGCAGAAAATTGTAGAGACCAAAAGACCCTGTAAAAGAAGAATAGAATGTCTCATTTCAAATGAAAAGTATACATTAACTACCACCAATCTACCATATtcagagtaaaaaataaaaccacagccATATATGTATACTTAATACTAAATCTAGTAAGTCGCCTTATTGAGGCAGGCATACCTACCTGATAATGCATTAGGATGTGCATGATGTAGTCATACACCTCTTCTGCAATCCTTCCCTCTGGGCGCCAGGGAATCAGCACAAACTCAATGCCCAGTAATGGCACTAGGATAAGTGTAGCTCTTACAGCCTTCATATAGAGATTGGATTCCGCTTGGTGGGTAACTTTTAACTTGGTAATGAGAACGCGAACGATatttaataggaaaaaaagattcacctataagaaaaaaattccaaatgaatGTCATTTTGTATTGAATATTAAGGAGGATTTAAAGGacccttgatttttaaaaaaaattttactttttttttttaattgaatcaccatgagatacacagttacaaagctgttcatggctgggtttcagtcatacattgttccaacacccattcctccatcactgtgcatttccaaccaccagtgtctccaattTCTCTCCTTCCACCAATCTCCGCTTCCCCCAGAcctacaatacaggtactgagaagttatcatgtttgttcctttacctactttcaatacacaGTTCTTATACAGAGCgattattttcaactatcattaaGGACCCTTGATTTTATGAATTCTTGTAAATATTATTCCTGTGTACAAGaatattctctttcctttttgtttgtttttcactctgACTTCTAGCATGTGCTTTGTTTGACAATTTAAAGCTACATGCCAATATACAATTTAAATTTGCACAATTTATGAAACACTAAAATTGGGTTGGGGATGAGAGTCAGTTGTAAAATGCATGCTTTCCTTGAATACCAGAGTTAGAGCACTGGTACAGAAAAAAATGTCTCAAACAAATGTGTTcatttaatatagaaataaatgtgcTAAATTAAATATAGTACCACTTAAAAATAATGTGTTCACTTAatatagaaaacaataaataacacCGATTTGCTGACTTAAGACGTGCTATCAAAAATCTGAGCATAAAATTATCACACAACTATTCTTAGATAACTCAATGGAACATATGCTTCAAAATATACAGTAGCCACAATCCTGCTGGAAGCAAATCTATGAAAAGCAACATGGTTACAGACACAGGAATGTGTCTGCTAATGACAAAACAGAATAAGTCTTTGCAACAGGTGTAAGAATGAAATGGGAAAAGTCAACAGCTGTTAGTACACCCTTATTATATTCTTACTTCAGCATTCATTGTTGTAAGTTTTGACTaaatgaaaattacaaagctCATAAGGAAAATAGTTCTTGCTTCAGCAGCACAAATActacataaaaggaaatataatgcACTTTTATATGttcataaattaataataatatttttataattccagTATGCCACAACTGTatcactgcactgttgtcccatttcatcgatttgctcgagcgggcaccagtaacacctccattgtgagacttgttgttactgtttttggcatattgaatactccacttgccaggctctgccctgcaggtgggatactcttggtagcttgcggggctctccaagagggacggaggaatcgaacccgggtcagccgcatgagtgcaaggcaaacaccctacttgctgtgctatctctattttaaaaacagaaatgctGCAATTTGAACCCATTATATGAACATATCTAAATCCAAAGTGTTTCTCCAAAATGACATCTGgttcaaattataaaattagaaactCATCCTCTCTGTTCTGcaaatacttctatttttttaaaaagaaaatagagcaagGATTTAAAATTTCACATGAACTGTATCTTAGTTTCATCTATCCTGAGGTAAAACTGATTGAGAAGGTAAGTAATTTGTTCTGATTCCAATGCTCAGAAAATTCAGATAGATCATAGGCAGGAAAGAACATCATATGgtctttaaagcatttttaaaatcgTAGCACTATTCTAAATGCGTCACagaataaatttcacttaatttttatggTACCTCTAGAAGTTATATCTTACTTATGAGACTATTTCAATATTGACTTAACAATTCACTCGAGTTATTAATAATTTGAACCTATTCTAACATACCTGCATTGGAACTtagagaatagaataaaatacatttagttcaaaatttttcaaaaaattctaaattatagCTTAGGAAGTCTCAGATTTTGGTTACAAAACATATGACTCCcctcttttcatatttatttcaatagTAGCTATAATTGCAGAATGATAGACCACAATTGCATTCAGGTCTCTAATATTCTATGAAAGAAAGAAtgttacactgtagcactgttgtcccattgttcacccaTTTGCTCTcatgggtaccagtaatgtctccattgtgagacttgttactgtttttggcatattgaatacactacaggcagcttgccaggctctgccctgtgggcaggatatctcagtagcttgctgggctctccaagagggacggagggacggaggaattgaacccgggtcagccatgtgcaaggcaaactcgccttacccactgtgctatcgcttcaatcCGAGAGAAAGAATGTTAActtgaataaattatttctcCCTATCTGCATAATAAGTCCTAAGTGTGGCTTCTGTTTCCTATGCAAACATTCTTAAAGATGTCCAACTGGTATTCTTGTGTTTGGTAATAGTTGTTATAATAGTAAACAATAGTAAAGTACCAATTTTCCAACTTAAAAGTCTTTTTtattggaattttcttttttcgtgtgcttttttgtgtcacaccctgtgatgcacaggggttactcctggctgtgctcaggggaccaaatgggatgctgggaatccaacctgggttggacaggtgctaggcaaacaccctacccgctgtgccatcactccagcccctggaatgttTCTTTATTACCAAGATAGGTGTGTAGGTTTTCTTGTCTGTCAATCCCATGTAGTAAATTCATTCTTTGACCATGTCTATTCTGCTTTCTGTCATCACATGATTTTATTTCCAAGGACTACATCATCACCAAAACTTCCTTATCCTTTGACTTTGTCAATGGGAGGAAGTGAGAGATCAGAGCAGGGGAAGAGAAAGGCTGATATATTTCTTAGTCCTCCTCCTTGTtttcagacactttttttttttatcagaaattgTGTTCTTAAGGCCAGAGTTCTTATTGGTGAGCCCCTAACACTCACCCAAATCCAACGATATTGCTTTGTGCACTCATTTGGTCTAGCCATTTCATAGTTTTCCACTACTAGTCCCTGGGGTCTCTTATAAATTGATTTCTCTGCCAATATCTCAAGAAGTAATTTCATTAATGCTTTTTGAACAAATACTGTGAGTCAGTGTCTACTGGGATCATGAAGGATACCAATAACCAGATAATTTAGcaaataattgaaatttaaaaaataactgtaatTACATACCAATAAAGCAGCACAAATTGGACCATGGATAATGTACAGAAGATGTGTATCAGAACTGATCCAGCAGCTAAGGGAAAGAAACAGGGACatgatagtaaatatttttgttttacattgtTCCAGTAGAAATCAAAAAGTAAGGTTATCTTACTTGTCATTATAATATAAACTTCTGGCAACAGCATGTATACAGGCAGGAATCAGTGGAAATCCTATagataacaaagaaaaagaaaataaattgcaacTTACTCAATAGATGGAAACTTTAAAATAGCTCATAAAATATGAGATTTATAAAtactatgaaaacaaaaatagctgATAACTACATTTATTGAGTAAATATTATCTATATAATCAAGCAATTAGTGTTGGCTATTAGGTATTTATATTTTCAAGTGTGTGCATGGTCCTTCCCCCCATATAAAGCATTTAAAATCAGTTATTTTGAAGTCAAGGCCATAAACATgatgctaatatattttatatgagatAATATTTGGTAGGTAATGAGATATGAGAAAAAGTTGAGACCATTGAGAAAAATGAAGGGGTATATATGGATCCAAAGCTTTGTATGTTTTGAGATTTCTACATAAAAtacttcaaagataaaataaatatttaaaataactcataaaatatgaaatttataaatactatgaaaacaaaaatagctgATCACATTTATTGAGTAAATATTATCTATATAGTCAAACAATTAGTGTTGGCTATTAGGCATTTGTATTTTCAAGTGTGTGCATAAGCCCCTTCATTTTTCGCAATGGTCTCAACTTTTTTTCATATCTCATTACTTAACAAATATCAGCtcacataaaatatatagcaTCACGTTTATGGCCTTGATTTCAAAATCACTGATTTTAAATGCTTTATATGGGACAGGAAGGACCATGCACGTGTGTGTTTACATATCTTTATCACAGTTGTCTTACTGGAttgttaaagaaataaagatagatagatagaaataaACAAGtataatctaaattatttttggaaattaaTCCTATTTAGCtcatttaaagcattttatatttctattattctgcATATTTTTGAATATGCCAGAAGTACACTATTAGTTATTTTCTGAATAATATCATAATATTAGGAAGTCAAGAAAAATATAGAACTTTTTTAATGCCTTAATTCATTTACTTATCCTTTCACTGTTACAATACagagtaaacttttaaaaaacatttttagaataaaacttCAAAGCTATtgaaaatgaattcttttttgttcATGAGGAAAAGATATTCCTACTAGTGCAAGCTTCATGATTGTAACTCTATTGTTTTTGTCATTATATTTTCAGCCAGATATACACTGGAATACTcaacagaaaaaatattgtaatattaaTTGTTCTGTGACTACTAAGATAATGAGGCAGTggcattttgtttaaatattctaaattatCACAATAAGGAAAGAATAATCATCTGATATTgtttaaaatgattaataataagcATATTTTCTATTACAAAGGAAATCTGTTTTCTTTAAAGCTTCTTATTAAGATTAATCGCCAGATGTCTGTAATAACACTTACCCCAACCAAGAAAGTAATACCACATCAAGTGCTGTTTCTCTGCAAACACAGCTACCACAATGAGTGTGTGCAGATAAATGCCTTCACAAAGCATCCAAAAGTAGTTACAGCCCATCAGGTAAAGATGAATGAACTGTGATATTTTACAACTAACCTGTGATGAAAAGAAATGACAACCATAGTCATTGGCCTATAAATCTATATTTGAaggaacaatttaaaaattaaaatattaaatattttaatctaataGAAAAACATGTATATTCTCTCTATACATATTCTTACTATTAATGCTGATTTGTAAAATGTAACTCTTCACCCTCATCAGATGATGCCTCTCAAGTTTGCAGTcacaaattattaattaaaaaatatttgtctcAATAGACTCCAAGTACTTATAGTGATATTCTGCTGAAGAAATGTGTAAATTTTAAATCTGCTCCAGTTTAGTAGGCATAATTTTTTCCAGCAAGTTGAGTTATTGTGTA contains these protein-coding regions:
- the CALCRL gene encoding calcitonin gene-related peptide type 1 receptor, whose translation is MMEKKYVLCFLFLWPFFMNLVKAESEEVSSGVLIPLGVTRNKIMTAQYECYQKIMQYPIQQTEGIYCNRTWDGWLCWNDVAAGTESMQHCPDYFQDFDPSEKVTKICDQDGNWFRHPESNKTWTNYTQCNVNTYEKVKTALNLFYLTIIGHGLSIASLLISLGIFFYFKSLSCQRITLHKNLFFSFVCNSLVTIIHLTAVANNQALVATNPVSCKISQFIHLYLMGCNYFWMLCEGIYLHTLIVVAVFAEKQHLMWYYFLGWGFPLIPACIHAVARSLYYNDNCWISSDTHLLYIIHGPICAALLVNLFFLLNIVRVLITKLKVTHQAESNLYMKAVRATLILVPLLGIEFVLIPWRPEGRIAEEVYDYIMHILMHYQGLLVSTIFCFFNGEVQAILRRNWNQYRIQFGNSFSHSDALRSASYTVSTISDGTGHSYDFPSEHLNGKSLHDIENVVLKPENIYE